A single window of Coffea eugenioides isolate CCC68of chromosome 7, Ceug_1.0, whole genome shotgun sequence DNA harbors:
- the LOC113777253 gene encoding uncharacterized protein LOC113777253 — MANARTLRGFAAPDLTQQPLCITFSSLNDNTSFELKSGIIHLLPFFHGLPGEEPFKYLQEFDVVCNSMKPPRITEEQIKMRAFPFSLKDSTKEWLYYLPLGSITMWDQLKKKFLDKYFSVFRSANLRKEICGIKQHPSESLYEYWERFKKLCIKCPQHQISEQLLIQYFYEGLLFRDRSIIDAASGGALVNKTPRVAWELIEGMAENSQQFGLREDIPMRKVNEVETSSIQQQLSELTSFVRQLAVGSALQAKVCGVCTAVGHSTEMCSLVQEETAEQVNMAGHEPAPRKQYDPYSNTNNPSWRDHPNLRYGGNMQSNFVPNRQQGYQQQYQPRPPPPPSNSSPSMEEMMKQLLANQQKTDSDL; from the coding sequence ATGGCAAATGCACGAACATTAAGGGGGTTCGCTGCTCCTGATTTAACTCAACAGCCTTTGTGCATTACTTTTTCAAGTTTAAATGATAACACATcttttgagttaaaatctggcATAATTCATCTCTTACCATTTTTCcatggtttaccaggtgaggagccctTTAAGTACTTGCAAGAATTCGATGTTGTTTGCAACAGTATGAAGCCTCCGAGAATTacagaagagcagataaaaatgagagCCTTTCCCTTCTCTTTGAAAGACTCCACGAAAGAGTGGTTGTACTACCTACCACTAGGTAGTATCACCATGTGGGATCAGctgaagaaaaaattcttggaCAAGTACTTTTCGGTGTTTCGATCTGCAAACCTAAGGAAAGAGATATGCGGTATCAAACAACACCCAAGTGAGTCCctctatgagtactgggagAGGTTTAAGAAGTTGTGCATCAAATGCCCTCAGCATCAGATAAGTGAGCAACTGCTCATCCAATATTTCTATGAGGGGTTACTCTTCAGGGACAGGAGCATaatcgatgctgcaagtggaggggcgtTAGTGAATAAGACTCCTCGGGTAGcatgggagttgattgaagggATGGCTGAGAACTCACAACAGTTTGGTTTAAGAGAGGACATCCCGATGCGTAAGGTGAATGAGGTAGAAACATCCTCTATACAACAGCAACTCTCTGAATTGACATCTTTCGTGCGACAACTAGCCGTAGGAAGTGCCTTACAAGCCAAAGTATGTGGGGTATGCACTGCCGTGGGTCATTCTACGGAGATGTGTTCACTGGTTCAggaagaaactgcagaacaggtgaacatggctggtCATGAGCCCGCACCAAGAAAGCAGTACGATCCTTACTCAAACACCAACAATCCTAGTTGGAGAGATCATCCCAACCTTAGATATGGAGGGAACATGCAGTCCAATTTCGTACCAAATAGGCAGCAAGGGTACCAGCAGCAGTACCAACCTCGCCCACCACCACCCCCTTCGAACTCAAGTCCGTCCatggaagagatgatgaagcaaCTACTTGCGAATCAACAAAAGACGGATTCAGACCTGTAA